In one Balaenoptera musculus isolate JJ_BM4_2016_0621 chromosome 2, mBalMus1.pri.v3, whole genome shotgun sequence genomic region, the following are encoded:
- the ZBTB25 gene encoding zinc finger and BTB domain-containing protein 25 isoform X2, which yields MDTASHSLVLLQQLNMQREFGFLCDCTVAIGDVYFKAHRAVLAAFSNYFKMIFIHQTSECIKIQPTDIQPDIFSYLLHIMYTGKGPKQIVDHSRLEEGIRFLHADYLSHIATEMNQVFSPETVQSSNLYGIQISTTQKTAVKQGLEVKEAPSNNNGNRAAVQGDHPQLQLSLAIGLDDGTADQQRAHPAAQALEEHQKPPVSIKQERCDPESVISQSHPSPSSEVTGPTSTESGIKIHLCHYCGERFDSRSNLRQHLHNHVSGSLPFGVPASILESNDLGEVHPLNENSEALECRRLSSFIVKDNEQQPDHSNRGTTEPLQISQVSLISKDTEPVELNCNFSFSRKRKISCTICGHKFLRKSQLLEHMYTHKAVSAKCFLPSVEVSSLCTR from the exons ATGGACACAGCTAGCCATAGCCTTGTCCTTCTGCAGCAGCTGAACATGCAGCGAGAATTTGGTTTTCTGTGTGATTGCACAGTTGCTATTGGAGATGTCTACTTCAAAGCCCACAGAGCAGTGCTTGCTGCTTTTTCTAACTATTTCAAGATGATATTTATTCACCAAACAAG tgaATGCATAAAAATACAACCAACTGACATCCAACCTGACATATTCAGCTATTTGTTGCACATTATGTACACGGGGAAAGGGCCAAAACAGATTGTGGATCATAGTCGTTTGGAGGAAGGGATTCGATTTCTTCACGCCGACTACCTTTCTCACATTGCGACTGAAATGAATCAAGTGTTCTCACCAGAGACTGTGCAGTCCTCAAATTTATATGGCATTCAGATCTCAACGACCCAAAAAACAGCTGTCAAACAAGGGCTGGAGGTCAAGGAAGCTCCTTCCAATAACAATGGAAATAGAGCTGCTGTCCAGGGTGACCACCCCCAGTTGCAGCTCTCTCTTGCTATTGGGCTGGATGATGGCACTGCAGACCAGCAGAGGGCCCATCCTGCTGCCCAGGCCTTGGAGGAGCACCAGAAGCCTCCCGTGTCCATCAAGCAGGAGAGATGTGACCCAGAATCTGTGATTTCCCAGAGCCATCCCTCACCCTCTTCAGAGGTGACAGGCCCCACTTCCACCGAAAGCGGTATCAAAATACACCTGTGCCATTACTGTGGGGAACGTTTTGATTCCCGTAGTAATCTGAGACAACATCTCCATAACCACGTGTCTGGATCCCTCCCATTTGGTGTCCCTGCTTCCATTCTGGAAAGTAACGACCTTGGTGAAGTGCATCCACTTAATGAAAATAGCGAGGCTCTTGAATGCCGCAGGCTTAGCTCCTTCATTGTCAAGGATAATGAGCAGCAGCCTGACCACTCAAACCGGGGTACCACAGAGCCTTTGCAGATCAGTCAAGTGTCTTTGATCTCCAAAGACACTGAGCCAGTAGAATTaaactgtaatttttctttttcaaggaaaagaaaaatcagctgtACCATCTGTGGTCATAAATTTCTCCGAAAGAGCCAATTACTGGagcacatgtatacacacaaag CAGTGTCTGCCAAATGTTTTCTTCCTAGTGTTGAGGTAAGTAGTCTGTGTACCAGATAA
- the ZBTB25 gene encoding zinc finger and BTB domain-containing protein 25 isoform X1, with amino-acid sequence MDTASHSLVLLQQLNMQREFGFLCDCTVAIGDVYFKAHRAVLAAFSNYFKMIFIHQTSECIKIQPTDIQPDIFSYLLHIMYTGKGPKQIVDHSRLEEGIRFLHADYLSHIATEMNQVFSPETVQSSNLYGIQISTTQKTAVKQGLEVKEAPSNNNGNRAAVQGDHPQLQLSLAIGLDDGTADQQRAHPAAQALEEHQKPPVSIKQERCDPESVISQSHPSPSSEVTGPTSTESGIKIHLCHYCGERFDSRSNLRQHLHNHVSGSLPFGVPASILESNDLGEVHPLNENSEALECRRLSSFIVKDNEQQPDHSNRGTTEPLQISQVSLISKDTEPVELNCNFSFSRKRKISCTICGHKFLRKSQLLEHMYTHKGKSYRYNRCQRFGNTLAQRFQPYCDSWSDVPLKSSRLSQEQLDSSCALESELTQENVDTILVE; translated from the exons ATGGACACAGCTAGCCATAGCCTTGTCCTTCTGCAGCAGCTGAACATGCAGCGAGAATTTGGTTTTCTGTGTGATTGCACAGTTGCTATTGGAGATGTCTACTTCAAAGCCCACAGAGCAGTGCTTGCTGCTTTTTCTAACTATTTCAAGATGATATTTATTCACCAAACAAG tgaATGCATAAAAATACAACCAACTGACATCCAACCTGACATATTCAGCTATTTGTTGCACATTATGTACACGGGGAAAGGGCCAAAACAGATTGTGGATCATAGTCGTTTGGAGGAAGGGATTCGATTTCTTCACGCCGACTACCTTTCTCACATTGCGACTGAAATGAATCAAGTGTTCTCACCAGAGACTGTGCAGTCCTCAAATTTATATGGCATTCAGATCTCAACGACCCAAAAAACAGCTGTCAAACAAGGGCTGGAGGTCAAGGAAGCTCCTTCCAATAACAATGGAAATAGAGCTGCTGTCCAGGGTGACCACCCCCAGTTGCAGCTCTCTCTTGCTATTGGGCTGGATGATGGCACTGCAGACCAGCAGAGGGCCCATCCTGCTGCCCAGGCCTTGGAGGAGCACCAGAAGCCTCCCGTGTCCATCAAGCAGGAGAGATGTGACCCAGAATCTGTGATTTCCCAGAGCCATCCCTCACCCTCTTCAGAGGTGACAGGCCCCACTTCCACCGAAAGCGGTATCAAAATACACCTGTGCCATTACTGTGGGGAACGTTTTGATTCCCGTAGTAATCTGAGACAACATCTCCATAACCACGTGTCTGGATCCCTCCCATTTGGTGTCCCTGCTTCCATTCTGGAAAGTAACGACCTTGGTGAAGTGCATCCACTTAATGAAAATAGCGAGGCTCTTGAATGCCGCAGGCTTAGCTCCTTCATTGTCAAGGATAATGAGCAGCAGCCTGACCACTCAAACCGGGGTACCACAGAGCCTTTGCAGATCAGTCAAGTGTCTTTGATCTCCAAAGACACTGAGCCAGTAGAATTaaactgtaatttttctttttcaaggaaaagaaaaatcagctgtACCATCTGTGGTCATAAATTTCTCCGAAAGAGCCAATTACTGGagcacatgtatacacacaaagGTAAATCTTACAGATATAACCGATGCCAAAGGTTTGGTAATACATTAGCCCAGAGATTTCAGCCATATTGTGACAGCTGGTCTGACGTCCCCCTGAAAAGTTCTCGCTTGTCACAAGAACAGTTAGACTCATCTTGTGCCTTAGAGTCAGAACTCACACAAGAAAATGTGGATACTATCCTGGTTGAGTAG